The DNA segment GGGTAACGTCGAAGAGGTCAAACAGCAGAATCGTCATCCGGGCGGAGCTGTCCGTCCGTGAGCCCGCGATGGTGATTCTCATACCGCAAGAACAGCACCAGCTAGGAGCCGAGTGTCAACTCATGCAACGGGAGCAGGCCCGCGATCGGTCCGCTCCTCAGTACCCGTGCCGACGGCCGCGGTGGTGTGGGGGGTGATTATCGGGGCGGTGCAGGCGGCTTCACCGCTGGCGGTATGGTGGCTCGCCCCGTCCACTGTCTATGCTCTGGGCCTTGCGGTCATCGCCTCGGTGTATATCGGTTTCGCTGTGGCGGACGGACGTACGAAGGTGCTCGTGGTGGAAATCGGTGTTGCCGCCGTCTTTGTGGTGGCCGCTGCGACGGCGGTCTCGGGTTCATCCTGGATTTTCGTCGCCTGGTTGGCCGCACACGGGCTGAAGGATTTGTGGCAGCACCGCACGCAGTTCGTGCGCAACACCCGGTGGTGGCCGCCGTTTTGTGTCACTGTCGACTTCGTCGCCGCGGCAGTTCTTGCAGTACTCCTCGTGACTGGAGCAGACTTTCATGCCTGACCGCGGGCCCGGTACGCGCGGCACCACACCCGCCAAGGGCTCACACGCAAGACAGCGCGTCGCCCTGTTCGTTCTCATCGCGGCGCAGTTCGTGGTGATGCTCGACACCGCAGTCGTGAACGTGGCACTGCCCTCGATCCAAACGGATGTGGGACTCACCCAGACCGGTGTCGCCTGGGTGGTCAATGCCTACTTCCTGTGCTTCGGGGGATTCCTGCTGTTGTCCGGCCGGGCTGCTGACCTTTTCGGTAGCCGGCGGATGTTCATGCTCGGGTCGGCGCTGTTCACAGCCACGACTCTGATGGCCGGGTTGGCGCCCAACGAAACCCTCCTGGTGATCGCAAGGGCCCTCCAGGGGATTAGCGCGGCGGTTCTGAGCCCGGCCGCGCTCTCCCTTGTTCTACTGCGTTTCCAGGGGACCGGGCGGGCGAAAGCCATGGGCGCCTGGGGCGCCGCATCAGCCGCTGGGGGCGCGATCGGCGTCTCCGCCGGCGGGCTGGTGACAGCAGCGCTGGGTTGGCAGTGGGTGTTCTTTCTCACCGTCCCGATCACCCTGCTGACCTTCCTGGCCGCTCCGCTGCTCTTCGCTGCCCCAGCGGGGATGGGAACCCGCCGAAGCTTTGACGCGTGGGGGGCGGCATCCGTGACCGGAGCCGCGCTCTGCCTCATCTACGGGACCCTGTCGGTCGCTGAACGAGGATGGTTCTCGATCGAAACCATTGGCGGGGGTGTGGTCGGTGTTGCACTGCTCGGCGCATTCATCCTTATCGAGCGCCAGGCCGTTGACCCGATCGTTCCGCTGCAGGTGTTCCGGGAGCGGACAGTGTCGGCCGGCGTGCTCGTCGGGCTTTTGGGAGGAGCCTCGCGGGTATCGACGTTCTATCTCAGCGCCCTCTATCTGCAGCAGGTACTCGCCCTCAGCCCGGGCACCGCCGGATTCGCGATGGTTCCAACATCAGTAGCCGGATTCCTGGTTTCGCTCATGCTGCTTCCCCGTATCATCATGCGGTTGGGTGCGGGACCAACGCTGGTGCTGGGGTTGGCGCTGTTGGCATGCGGGCATTTCTGGCTCGCCCGCACTCCTGCCGACATCGGATATTGGGTCGATGTCCTGCCGGGGCTCCTCCTGGCCGCGGCAGGAGTAGCCCTGAGCTTCACCCCTTCCACGATGGTGATCGCCTCGGGCATCCCGTCGACGCTGACCGGGCTGGCGTCGGGAATGGCGAACGCCAGCTCGCAGATCGGCGGCGCGTTCGGCATCGCAGCCTTCAGCGCCATTGCGGCGATTGCCACGCAGGCCGCCGGACTTGCCATCGGGTTCCGACACGCCTTCAGTGCCGCAGGAGTCGTTGCGGTGATCGCCGCGGTCGTCGCGGCCGCCTATCTCCGCCCGGGATCGGGGGCGCCCCCACCCGTGCGGGCAACACCGTCATAGCTCCCGGGTGATCGCTTCACAAAGGTGACGGGCATCCGCGCCGAC comes from the Arthrobacter sp. CAN_C5 genome and includes:
- a CDS encoding MFS transporter; protein product: MPDRGPGTRGTTPAKGSHARQRVALFVLIAAQFVVMLDTAVVNVALPSIQTDVGLTQTGVAWVVNAYFLCFGGFLLLSGRAADLFGSRRMFMLGSALFTATTLMAGLAPNETLLVIARALQGISAAVLSPAALSLVLLRFQGTGRAKAMGAWGAASAAGGAIGVSAGGLVTAALGWQWVFFLTVPITLLTFLAAPLLFAAPAGMGTRRSFDAWGAASVTGAALCLIYGTLSVAERGWFSIETIGGGVVGVALLGAFILIERQAVDPIVPLQVFRERTVSAGVLVGLLGGASRVSTFYLSALYLQQVLALSPGTAGFAMVPTSVAGFLVSLMLLPRIIMRLGAGPTLVLGLALLACGHFWLARTPADIGYWVDVLPGLLLAAAGVALSFTPSTMVIASGIPSTLTGLASGMANASSQIGGAFGIAAFSAIAAIATQAAGLAIGFRHAFSAAGVVAVIAAVVAAAYLRPGSGAPPPVRATPS